In a genomic window of Acidimicrobiales bacterium:
- the cobI gene encoding precorrin-2 C(20)-methyltransferase produces MPASFVGVGVGPGDPELLTARALRVLREADRVFSPTMAIDAEGRAESIVRQADPSLAVERLVFAIRRDDEARATAHQEAADQVVACLDRGQRVAFITLGDPNIYSTFPHLAAYVRAARPAVPIETVPGIMAFQDLASRAGVVVTDGVERLSLVSAVDGPDVLDAALADPAAAIVVYKGGRFLPEIAQRLADAGRLDDAVYGELLGLPGERVGAVKEAADGPGAYLATVVVPPAGRP; encoded by the coding sequence ATGCCTGCGTCCTTTGTCGGGGTCGGAGTCGGTCCCGGAGATCCTGAGCTGCTGACGGCCCGGGCTTTGCGCGTGCTGCGCGAAGCCGATCGGGTGTTCAGCCCCACCATGGCTATCGACGCCGAAGGGCGGGCCGAGTCGATCGTGCGGCAGGCCGACCCCTCGCTGGCCGTCGAGCGCCTGGTGTTCGCCATCCGTCGCGACGACGAAGCTCGTGCCACAGCCCATCAGGAGGCGGCCGACCAAGTGGTCGCCTGCCTCGATCGTGGCCAACGCGTCGCCTTCATCACCCTGGGCGACCCCAACATCTACAGCACGTTCCCGCACCTGGCCGCCTACGTCCGTGCGGCGCGCCCCGCCGTGCCGATCGAGACGGTGCCCGGGATCATGGCCTTCCAAGACCTTGCCTCGCGCGCCGGCGTCGTCGTCACCGACGGCGTGGAGCGCTTGTCGCTGGTGTCGGCCGTCGACGGTCCCGACGTGCTCGACGCCGCCTTGGCCGACCCCGCCGCCGCAATCGTCGTCTACAAGGGCGGACGCTTCCTCCCCGAGATCGCCCAGCGGTTGGCCGACGCCGGACGCCTCGACGACGCCGTGTACGGCGAGCTGCTCGGCCTGCCCGGCGAGCGGGTGGGCGCGGTCAAGGAAGCGGCCGACGGTCCGGGCGCCTACCTGGCCACCGTCGTGGTCCCGCCTGCGGGCCGACCGTGA
- the cobM gene encoding precorrin-4 C(11)-methyltransferase, with translation MISFVGAGPGAADLITIRGRDRLAAADVVIWASSLVPEEVLTHARADAVVHDSATMTLEDVLGVYQAKPTADIVRLHSGDPSIYGAIQEQIDWCEANDRPYEIVPGVSSLAAAAAAVGRELTIPKVSQSVVLTRLAGRTAASMPDRESVRAFAAHGATMAVFLSAARPVELQDELLAGYSPDTPAAVVVRASWPDEQIVRTTVGGLADAVKATGTKTTVLVLVGPALAEGPVARSHLYSPDYAHKFRRRSAAGSTAGRPA, from the coding sequence GTGATCTCCTTCGTCGGCGCAGGCCCTGGAGCGGCCGACCTCATCACCATCCGAGGGCGCGACCGCCTGGCGGCAGCCGACGTGGTGATCTGGGCGTCCTCGCTGGTGCCGGAGGAGGTACTGACGCACGCCCGTGCCGACGCCGTCGTGCACGACTCGGCCACGATGACGCTCGAAGACGTGCTGGGCGTCTACCAGGCGAAACCCACGGCCGACATCGTGCGGCTGCACTCGGGCGACCCGTCGATCTACGGCGCCATTCAGGAACAGATCGACTGGTGTGAAGCCAACGACCGCCCCTACGAGATCGTCCCCGGCGTGAGTTCCCTGGCCGCGGCCGCAGCCGCGGTGGGACGCGAGCTCACCATCCCCAAGGTGTCGCAGAGCGTCGTGCTCACGCGGCTGGCTGGTCGCACCGCGGCGTCGATGCCCGACCGCGAGTCGGTACGGGCGTTCGCCGCCCACGGCGCCACCATGGCCGTCTTCCTGTCGGCGGCTCGGCCCGTCGAACTGCAGGACGAACTGCTGGCCGGCTACAGCCCCGACACGCCCGCTGCGGTCGTCGTCCGGGCGTCGTGGCCCGACGAGCAGATCGTGCGCACCACCGTCGGCGGGCTGGCCGATGCCGTAAAGGCCACCGGCACCAAGACCACGGTCCTCGTACTCGTAGGCCCCGCCTTGGCCGAGGGCCCCGTTGCGCGCAGCCACCTGTACTCGCCCGACTACGCCCACAAGTTCCGCCGCCGGTCCGCCGCCGGGTCCACGGCCGGTCGCCCCGCGTAG
- a CDS encoding cobalt-precorrin-5B (C(1))-methyltransferase: MSASGSTGLRTGWTTGTCASAAAKAAAIGLMSGAPPATVEVGLPTGQRVSFPVESEAANRCVVVKDAGDDPDCTDGARMTATVERGSDDTVLHAGPGIGTITKPGLGLPVGAPAINPVPRRMILAALAEVTPDPLDVTFEVPGGEAMAAKTSNARLGIVGGISILGTTGVVRPFSTAAYRASVVQQVDVAAAQGERTIVLCTGARSEKAAMSLHPDLPEVCFVEVGDFTGIALRRAAAAGMTRAIFVGMAGKIAKLAAGTMMTHFRRSKVDGELLTEVARDAAAPAAVVEAATATATARHFYEVCVEHGALEPLRLLCERAKAACQAHAELPVDVLMVDFDGAAVVARA; encoded by the coding sequence ATGAGTGCCTCCGGGTCCACCGGCCTGCGCACCGGGTGGACGACGGGCACCTGCGCCTCGGCGGCGGCCAAAGCCGCGGCCATCGGCCTCATGTCGGGGGCGCCGCCCGCCACGGTCGAGGTCGGGCTCCCGACCGGGCAGCGCGTGTCGTTCCCGGTGGAGTCGGAGGCGGCCAACCGCTGCGTCGTCGTCAAGGACGCAGGCGACGATCCCGACTGCACCGACGGGGCGCGCATGACCGCCACCGTCGAGCGCGGCAGCGACGACACCGTGCTGCACGCCGGTCCCGGCATCGGCACCATCACCAAGCCGGGCCTGGGCCTGCCGGTCGGTGCGCCCGCCATCAACCCGGTCCCGCGCCGCATGATCCTCGCCGCCCTGGCCGAGGTGACGCCCGATCCCCTCGACGTGACCTTCGAAGTGCCCGGCGGCGAAGCCATGGCGGCCAAGACCAGCAACGCCCGCCTGGGCATCGTCGGCGGCATCTCCATCCTCGGCACCACCGGTGTCGTGCGGCCGTTCTCCACCGCCGCCTACCGGGCCTCGGTGGTGCAGCAGGTCGATGTCGCCGCCGCCCAAGGCGAGCGCACCATCGTCCTGTGCACCGGTGCCCGCTCGGAGAAGGCGGCCATGTCGTTGCACCCCGACCTGCCCGAGGTGTGCTTCGTGGAGGTAGGCGACTTCACCGGCATCGCCCTGCGCCGGGCGGCCGCCGCGGGTATGACGCGCGCGATCTTCGTGGGCATGGCGGGCAAGATCGCCAAGCTGGCGGCGGGCACGATGATGACCCACTTCCGCCGCTCCAAGGTCGACGGCGAGCTCCTCACCGAGGTGGCCCGAGACGCGGCCGCACCTGCCGCCGTCGTCGAGGCCGCCACGGCCACCGCCACGGCGCGCCACTTCTACGAGGTGTGCGTCGAGCACGGGGCGCTGGAGCCGTTGCGCCTGCTGTGCGAACGGGCGAAAGCAGCGTGCCAGGCCCATGCCGAGCTTCCCGTCGACGTGCTCATGGTCGACTTCGACGGCGCCGCGGTGGTGGCCCGTGCCTAG
- the cbiE gene encoding precorrin-6y C5,15-methyltransferase (decarboxylating) subunit CbiE — MPSRIRVVGMLGGQPVAPVEGELVIGGHRHLSYAPSAARTAAIEGDVHAVLDAVAAEPGTVCVLASGDPGFFGIVRRLAARFGTDILDVHPAPSSIALAFARLGLPWDDCLVVSAHGRPLHEAAATAATARKVAVLVSPDSPPEALGKELLALGCGPRQVAVCTRLGLDDERIDRTDLEGLANGRFDPLSVVVLLADDGIAPAKSLAWGRPESAFAARAGMVTKAEVRAVALGKLDLPPLGVLWDVGAGSGSIAVECAALCPGLDVYAVERNDDDAERVRSNAAAHGVHLTVVDGEAPAALAALPDPDRAFVGGGGLAVLDAVVERLRPGGTVVASFAALDRAAAAADRLGNLVQVNAARGERLPDGGWRLAAENPVFLVWGTPS; from the coding sequence GTGCCTAGCCGCATCCGCGTCGTGGGCATGCTCGGCGGCCAGCCGGTCGCACCGGTCGAGGGCGAACTGGTGATCGGTGGGCATCGGCACCTGTCGTACGCGCCGTCGGCGGCGCGCACCGCGGCCATCGAGGGCGACGTGCACGCCGTGCTCGACGCCGTGGCCGCTGAGCCGGGCACCGTCTGCGTGCTGGCCTCCGGCGACCCCGGCTTCTTCGGCATCGTGCGCCGACTGGCCGCCCGTTTCGGCACCGACATCCTCGACGTGCACCCCGCGCCCTCGTCGATAGCGCTGGCCTTCGCCCGCCTCGGGTTGCCCTGGGACGACTGCCTCGTCGTGTCGGCCCATGGGCGGCCCCTCCACGAGGCCGCGGCGACGGCGGCGACCGCTCGCAAGGTCGCCGTCCTCGTGTCGCCCGACTCGCCGCCCGAAGCGTTGGGCAAGGAACTGCTCGCCCTCGGCTGCGGGCCGCGCCAGGTGGCGGTGTGCACCCGCCTCGGCCTCGACGACGAACGCATCGACCGCACCGACCTCGAGGGTTTGGCCAACGGCCGCTTCGACCCGTTGTCGGTTGTTGTGCTGCTGGCCGACGACGGCATCGCGCCCGCCAAGTCATTGGCCTGGGGACGCCCCGAGTCGGCCTTCGCCGCCCGGGCGGGCATGGTCACCAAGGCCGAAGTGCGAGCGGTCGCACTTGGCAAGCTCGACCTTCCGCCCCTCGGCGTGCTGTGGGACGTGGGCGCGGGCAGCGGCAGCATCGCCGTCGAATGCGCGGCGCTCTGCCCGGGCCTCGACGTCTACGCCGTCGAACGAAACGACGACGACGCCGAGCGCGTCCGCAGCAACGCCGCCGCCCATGGCGTGCACCTCACAGTGGTCGACGGCGAGGCGCCCGCCGCCCTCGCTGCCTTGCCCGACCCCGACCGCGCCTTCGTGGGCGGCGGGGGCCTGGCCGTGCTCGACGCGGTGGTCGAACGGCTGCGGCCGGGAGGCACCGTCGTCGCCTCCTTCGCCGCCCTCGACCGAGCAGCCGCGGCCGCCGACCGATTGGGCAACCTCGTCCAGGTCAACGCCGCCCGGGGCGAACGCTTGCCCGACGGCGGCTGGCGCCTGGCCGCCGAGAACCCTGTCTTCCTCGTCTGGGGCACACCGTCGTGA
- the cobJ gene encoding precorrin-3B C(17)-methyltransferase: MNVVAVSVTEAGRALAARLPYERVHGDAAGTIRSRWDDADAFVLFIATGAAVRLVAPLLHDKRTDPAVVCVDEAGRFAVALVGGHEGGANALANDVAALLGAEPVVTTATDAVGAVALDTLPGFVARGDVAAVTTALLDGRAPLVEQTLPWPVPLDPGPGPERVVVTDQAVTAAPGTVALHPPSLVVGVGTSLGAPPEEIAALVDDALAGLARESVAGVATIDRRLTEPAVVALGLPITTFTAEQLSRADVPTPSAEVAAAVGTPSVAEAAALLAAGPGAQLVVPKRKSAAGTVAVARRATPKGHLAIVGLGPGLPAHRTPAAMAAVRGAEVVVGYTPYVEQCADLLAPHHDVVRSPIGSEVERARIAVEAAAAGRRVALVCSGDAGVYAMASVTFEVIGDTGAAVDVEVVPGVTASLAAAAALGAPLGHDHVLISLSDLLTPWEAIEQRVRAAAEADLVVALYNPRSKGRSWQLDAARRILLERRSPTTPVGVVTDAARPDQRMTLTTLGDLDPELVTMTTCVVIGSSTTTVVNGRMVTPRGYKP; the protein is encoded by the coding sequence GTGAACGTCGTCGCCGTCTCCGTGACCGAAGCAGGCCGCGCCCTCGCCGCCCGCCTCCCGTACGAACGCGTGCACGGCGACGCCGCGGGCACCATCCGCTCGCGGTGGGACGACGCCGACGCCTTCGTGCTGTTCATCGCCACCGGCGCCGCCGTCCGCCTTGTTGCCCCGCTGCTGCACGACAAGCGGACCGACCCCGCGGTGGTGTGCGTGGACGAGGCGGGCCGCTTCGCCGTCGCCCTGGTGGGCGGCCACGAAGGCGGCGCCAACGCGCTGGCCAACGACGTGGCTGCGCTGCTCGGCGCCGAGCCGGTGGTGACCACTGCCACCGACGCGGTCGGTGCCGTCGCCCTCGACACGCTGCCGGGCTTCGTCGCTCGCGGGGATGTCGCGGCGGTGACGACGGCGCTGCTCGACGGCCGCGCGCCACTGGTGGAACAGACGTTGCCGTGGCCCGTCCCGCTCGACCCCGGCCCCGGTCCCGAGCGCGTCGTCGTGACCGACCAAGCCGTTACCGCCGCGCCGGGCACCGTGGCGTTGCACCCGCCGTCGTTGGTTGTCGGCGTGGGCACGTCCCTCGGCGCGCCACCCGAGGAGATCGCCGCTTTGGTCGACGACGCGCTCGCGGGCTTGGCGCGCGAATCAGTGGCAGGAGTCGCCACCATCGACCGCCGCCTGACCGAGCCCGCCGTCGTCGCCCTCGGCCTGCCCATCACCACATTCACCGCGGAACAGCTCAGCCGGGCCGACGTGCCCACGCCGAGCGCCGAGGTCGCCGCTGCCGTGGGCACGCCGAGCGTGGCCGAAGCCGCCGCCCTGCTCGCTGCCGGCCCGGGCGCTCAGCTCGTGGTGCCCAAGCGCAAGAGCGCGGCGGGCACGGTGGCCGTCGCTCGGCGCGCCACACCCAAAGGCCACCTGGCCATCGTCGGCCTCGGCCCCGGACTCCCTGCGCACCGCACGCCCGCCGCCATGGCCGCCGTACGCGGCGCCGAGGTCGTCGTCGGCTACACGCCGTATGTCGAGCAGTGCGCCGACTTGTTGGCGCCCCATCACGACGTCGTGCGCTCGCCCATCGGCAGCGAGGTGGAACGCGCTCGCATCGCCGTCGAAGCCGCGGCCGCCGGCCGCCGCGTCGCCCTCGTGTGTTCGGGCGATGCGGGCGTCTACGCCATGGCGTCGGTCACCTTCGAGGTCATAGGTGACACCGGCGCCGCCGTCGACGTGGAGGTCGTGCCCGGGGTAACCGCTTCGCTGGCCGCGGCCGCCGCCCTCGGCGCGCCGCTGGGCCACGACCATGTGCTCATCAGCCTCTCCGACCTGCTCACGCCGTGGGAGGCCATCGAACAACGAGTGCGCGCCGCGGCCGAGGCCGACCTCGTCGTGGCGCTCTACAACCCGCGTTCCAAGGGCCGGTCGTGGCAGCTCGACGCGGCGCGCCGCATCCTCCTCGAACGTCGCTCGCCGACGACGCCGGTCGGCGTCGTGACCGATGCCGCCCGTCCCGACCAACGCATGACACTGACCACCTTGGGCGACCTCGACCCCGAGTTGGTGACGATGACGACCTGCGTGGTCATCGGTTCGTCGACCACCACGGTCGTCAACGGCCGCATGGTGACGCCGAGGGGGTACAAGCCGTGA
- a CDS encoding 4Fe-4S binding protein: MTTVLVDARCTACGLCIVTCPEAALLRAPRKPVAVDERCTACLACIEVCPVDAIEVTA; the protein is encoded by the coding sequence GTGACCACCGTGCTCGTCGACGCCCGGTGCACGGCCTGCGGGTTGTGCATCGTCACCTGCCCCGAAGCCGCCTTGCTGCGGGCACCCCGCAAGCCCGTCGCCGTCGACGAACGGTGCACGGCGTGCCTGGCGTGCATCGAGGTGTGCCCCGTCGATGCCATCGAGGTGACTGCATGA
- a CDS encoding precorrin-8X methylmutase: MTIHPIEVESYRILSERVDLSRYDDGDRAVVARIIHASADLEYAETMVLSDGAVTAGIAALRAGAPVITDVEMVRSGLTNVDAHCYLRDALADGDVTRSAAAMRIAAERHPTGSIVVVGCAPTALFEVVDLAAASRFAPALVIGLPVGFVGAAESKEALRASGLAAITNVGEKGGSAVAAAALNAIRRLADA; encoded by the coding sequence ATGACGATTCACCCCATCGAGGTGGAGAGCTACCGCATCCTCTCGGAACGGGTCGACCTCTCGCGTTACGACGACGGCGACCGCGCCGTGGTGGCTCGCATCATCCACGCCTCGGCCGACCTGGAGTACGCAGAGACCATGGTGCTGAGCGACGGCGCCGTCACTGCGGGGATCGCAGCCCTGCGGGCAGGCGCTCCCGTCATCACCGACGTGGAGATGGTGCGCTCCGGCCTCACCAACGTCGACGCGCACTGCTACCTGCGCGACGCCCTCGCCGACGGCGACGTCACCCGCAGCGCGGCGGCCATGCGCATCGCCGCCGAGCGCCACCCCACCGGCAGCATCGTCGTCGTCGGTTGCGCCCCGACCGCGCTGTTCGAAGTCGTCGACCTGGCCGCCGCAAGCCGCTTCGCACCGGCCCTTGTCATCGGCTTGCCCGTCGGCTTCGTCGGTGCGGCCGAGTCGAAGGAAGCCCTGCGCGCCAGTGGCCTTGCTGCAATCACCAACGTGGGCGAGAAGGGCGGCTCCGCCGTGGCCGCCGCCGCCCTCAACGCCATCCGGAGGCTCGCCGATGCATGA
- a CDS encoding sirohydrochlorin chelatase yields MHDPALLLVGHGSRSSAGVAEYWEFARVLAERAPEVTLGCGFIELAEPDLDTAVDKLVADGAPSVVAVPLVLLGAGHMKNDGPAALARGRLRHPGVAFTYGRDLGIHPLVLTVAEQRIKEAVGDADPATTGVVLVSRGSSDPDANADLYKVARLLQDSRGLSIVEPAFVSLAAPDVATAIDRCRRLGAEQVVVVPYFLFTGILVDRIGEQTRAAGASVGAHLGADVRIADLVLERYREAAAGEARMNCDLCVYRSALPGHEAKVGAPLHIHSHHDHSH; encoded by the coding sequence ATGCATGACCCCGCCCTGCTGCTCGTCGGCCACGGCAGCCGCTCCTCCGCGGGCGTGGCCGAGTACTGGGAGTTCGCCCGCGTGTTGGCCGAACGAGCTCCCGAGGTCACCCTCGGCTGCGGGTTCATCGAGCTGGCCGAGCCCGACCTCGACACCGCCGTCGACAAGCTGGTGGCCGACGGTGCCCCCTCGGTGGTCGCCGTCCCGCTCGTGCTGCTCGGCGCCGGGCACATGAAGAACGACGGCCCCGCCGCCTTGGCCCGCGGCCGCCTGCGCCACCCGGGCGTGGCGTTCACGTACGGGCGCGACCTCGGCATCCACCCGTTGGTGCTGACGGTGGCCGAGCAGCGCATCAAGGAGGCGGTGGGCGATGCCGACCCGGCGACCACCGGCGTCGTGCTCGTCAGCCGGGGGTCGTCCGACCCCGACGCCAACGCCGACCTCTACAAGGTGGCGCGCCTGCTGCAGGACAGCCGGGGGCTGTCGATCGTGGAGCCCGCATTCGTGTCGCTCGCCGCGCCCGATGTGGCCACGGCGATCGACCGCTGCCGACGGCTGGGTGCCGAGCAGGTCGTGGTGGTGCCCTACTTCTTGTTCACCGGGATCCTCGTCGACCGCATCGGCGAACAAACCCGAGCCGCCGGTGCCTCGGTGGGTGCCCATCTGGGCGCCGACGTGCGCATCGCCGACCTGGTGCTGGAGCGCTACCGCGAGGCGGCCGCAGGCGAGGCCCGCATGAACTGCGACCTGTGCGTCTACCGCAGCGCCCTGCCCGGCCACGAGGCCAAGGTCGGCGCGCCGCTGCACATCCATTCGCATCACGACCATTCGCACTGA
- a CDS encoding CbtB-domain containing protein — translation MIPLEEAVALQPVHVPVWTWAVVAFATFGLYLLAMENGALLASKAETLHELFHDARHFIGVPCH, via the coding sequence GTGATCCCCCTGGAAGAAGCCGTTGCCCTACAGCCGGTGCACGTCCCGGTGTGGACGTGGGCCGTCGTGGCCTTTGCCACGTTCGGCCTGTACCTGCTCGCCATGGAGAACGGGGCGCTGCTGGCGTCCAAGGCCGAGACGTTGCACGAGCTGTTCCACGACGCCCGCCACTTCATCGGCGTGCCCTGCCACTGA
- a CDS encoding CbtA family protein: MTRLLRLGALAGLVGGLAMGLFLLAVGESSIADAIALEHASGEPHDEMFSRGTQVAGGVAGAAISGVLFGLVLAVVLAAVRHRLAARDDWRRAVLVALAGFVTLALVPALKYPANPPAVGDPDTVGRRTTLYLILLAWSVLSAWGGWRVALWLRSRTAPDHVRLTAAAATFVALVAVGFVVLPGTPDAVEAPATLVWRFRLAALGGAAVLWAVAGTVLGALLVSSTKAAAALSGSGTATSRTG, translated from the coding sequence ATGACCCGGTTGTTGCGGCTCGGCGCGCTCGCCGGCCTCGTCGGGGGACTGGCCATGGGCCTGTTCCTCCTCGCCGTAGGCGAGTCGTCGATCGCCGATGCCATCGCCTTGGAGCACGCCTCGGGCGAGCCGCACGACGAGATGTTCAGCCGCGGCACCCAAGTAGCAGGCGGCGTGGCCGGCGCTGCCATCAGCGGCGTGTTGTTCGGCCTCGTGCTCGCCGTGGTCCTGGCCGCCGTGCGCCATCGACTGGCCGCTCGCGACGACTGGCGCCGGGCCGTGCTCGTCGCCCTCGCCGGCTTCGTGACGCTGGCCTTGGTGCCCGCCCTCAAGTACCCGGCCAACCCGCCTGCGGTCGGTGACCCCGACACCGTCGGCCGTCGGACGACGCTCTACCTCATCCTGCTGGCGTGGTCGGTGCTCTCGGCGTGGGGCGGCTGGCGGGTTGCCTTGTGGCTGCGCAGCCGGACGGCACCCGACCATGTGCGCCTCACCGCCGCCGCCGCCACCTTCGTCGCCCTCGTCGCCGTCGGCTTCGTCGTGTTGCCGGGGACGCCCGACGCAGTGGAAGCGCCGGCCACGTTGGTGTGGCGCTTCCGGCTCGCGGCCTTGGGTGGAGCCGCCGTGCTGTGGGCCGTGGCGGGCACCGTGCTCGGCGCGCTGCTCGTGAGCTCTACGAAGGCGGCGGCAGCCCTATCGGGTTCGGGAACGGCAACGTCCCGGACCGGCTGA
- a CDS encoding M23 family metallopeptidase, whose product MPRFALSAFTRAQRAPLRSARAAASALLVASTVVAVVVTVRDAPAKEPVNYEAAAVVHAYDGLSAQVALAAAFDERLAAQRAAAAVVVVPEAPAPPPRASRSAARPRPPIPPPAPVVRAAATGPVVWPAAGPLSGTYGERRGGRGHLGIDIDGETGDPVWAAAKGVVSWAGPAPAGYSGYGTMILIDHADGVQTLYAHLSSLTIATGAAVEPGVQVGRIGTSGNVTGSHLHFEVRQHGVQTDPLAYLPPR is encoded by the coding sequence TTGCCCCGATTTGCCCTTTCTGCCTTCACGCGCGCCCAGCGCGCCCCCCTGCGGTCGGCCCGCGCCGCGGCGTCCGCCCTGTTGGTGGCCTCGACGGTGGTTGCCGTCGTCGTGACGGTGCGCGACGCCCCTGCGAAGGAACCGGTGAACTACGAGGCGGCCGCCGTCGTCCATGCGTACGACGGGCTGTCGGCGCAGGTGGCGTTGGCGGCCGCGTTCGACGAGCGCTTGGCCGCCCAGCGGGCCGCCGCCGCGGTCGTCGTCGTCCCCGAAGCTCCCGCCCCGCCGCCGAGGGCGTCGCGTTCGGCGGCCCGTCCCCGGCCTCCGATCCCGCCGCCGGCTCCGGTCGTGCGCGCCGCCGCGACCGGGCCCGTCGTGTGGCCGGCGGCCGGCCCGCTCAGCGGCACCTACGGAGAGCGGCGCGGCGGCCGAGGCCACCTCGGCATCGACATCGACGGCGAAACGGGCGACCCGGTGTGGGCGGCCGCCAAGGGCGTGGTGTCGTGGGCCGGGCCTGCGCCCGCGGGCTACAGCGGCTACGGGACGATGATCCTGATCGACCATGCCGACGGGGTGCAGACGCTCTACGCCCACCTGTCGTCGTTGACCATCGCCACCGGCGCCGCGGTCGAGCCGGGGGTGCAGGTGGGCCGCATCGGCACCAGCGGCAACGTCACCGGTTCGCACCTGCACTTCGAGGTGCGCCAGCACGGCGTGCAGACCGACCCGCTGGCCTACCTGCCTCCCCGTTAG
- a CDS encoding SDR family oxidoreductase, translating into MELGGKVAVVTGGGSGIGAALCRRFAEDGAKGVVVADLDGDAAAKVASEVGGRAVALDVSRQAEVEHLVQEAEDAYGPVDLFCSNAGIGGGGGVEVPDEDWQRIWDVNLMAHVHAARAVLPSMVARGEGYLLNTASAAGLLANLGNAPYTVTKHAAVALAEWLAVTYGDRGIKVSCLCPQGVRTPMLVGGLDVGDTAAAMVLASGGMIEPEDVAEAVVVGLREERFLILPHPEVAEYYRRKADDPDRWIAGMRRLQARL; encoded by the coding sequence ATGGAACTGGGTGGGAAGGTCGCGGTGGTCACCGGCGGCGGCAGCGGGATCGGCGCCGCGCTGTGCCGGCGCTTCGCCGAAGATGGCGCCAAGGGCGTGGTAGTGGCCGACCTCGACGGCGACGCCGCCGCCAAGGTTGCGTCCGAGGTCGGCGGGCGAGCGGTGGCCCTCGACGTCTCCCGCCAGGCCGAGGTCGAGCACCTCGTGCAAGAGGCGGAGGACGCCTACGGCCCCGTCGACTTGTTCTGCTCCAACGCGGGCATCGGTGGAGGCGGCGGCGTCGAGGTGCCCGACGAGGACTGGCAGCGCATCTGGGACGTGAACCTCATGGCCCACGTGCACGCGGCGCGTGCCGTGCTGCCGAGCATGGTGGCCCGGGGCGAGGGATACCTGCTCAACACCGCATCGGCCGCGGGCTTGCTGGCCAACCTGGGCAACGCGCCCTACACCGTCACCAAGCACGCCGCAGTGGCGCTGGCCGAGTGGCTGGCCGTCACCTACGGCGACCGCGGCATCAAGGTGTCGTGCCTGTGCCCGCAGGGCGTGCGCACCCCCATGCTCGTCGGCGGCCTCGACGTGGGCGACACGGCGGCGGCCATGGTGCTCGCCTCCGGCGGCATGATCGAGCCCGAGGACGTGGCCGAAGCCGTCGTCGTGGGCCTGCGGGAAGAGCGCTTCCTCATCCTCCCCCACCCCGAGGTGGCCGAGTACTACCGCCGCAAGGCCGACGATCCCGACCGCTGGATCGCAGGCATGCGACGCCTCCAAGCCCGCTTGTGA